One Nicotiana sylvestris chromosome 12, ASM39365v2, whole genome shotgun sequence genomic window carries:
- the LOC138883315 gene encoding uncharacterized protein, whose product MASSELKEFKEQLKDLLEKGKANVVANALGCRSMGSLAHVEAEKRQLTREIHQLDCLGIRLVDSGNGGVVLQNTEKSSLIAEVKERQYEDPELVELRERVPQQKKPVLELKGDGVLRYRGRLCVPDIAGLRDRIMSEAHYSWYSIHPGSTKIYHDIKEVYWWNDMKKNIVEYVDQCLVASR is encoded by the exons ATGGCATCTTCTGAATTAAAGGAGTTTaaggagcagttaaaagatttactagagaaag ggaaagctaatgttgtagcaaATGCCTTAGGTTgtcgatctatgggtagcttagcacatgtagaggccgaaaaaagacaattaactagagagattcatcaattggaTTGTTTGGGGATTCGATTAGTTGACTCTGGTAATggaggagttgtactccaaaatactgaaaaatcatctctcatagctgaagtaaaggagaggcagtaTGAGGACCCAGAGTTAGTCGAATTGAGAGAACGGGTTCCCCAACAGAAGAAGCCGGTGTTAGAACTCAAaggagatggggttctcagatatAGGGGTCGTTTGTGTGTTCCAGATATAGCAGGACTACGAGACaggattatgtcagaggcacattattcatggtactccattcaccctgggtcgaCGAAGAtatatcatgacattaaggaggtgtattggtggaacgatatgaagaagaacattgttgAGTATGTCGATCAATGCCTGgttgccagcaggtga